In Magnolia sinica isolate HGM2019 chromosome 16, MsV1, whole genome shotgun sequence, the genomic window TAGTTTCTGATGATATTATGGAGGCTTTGTTCTTACAATTCTATGCCTTCTATGCAGATGATCCCTCCAATGATCCAAACATATCAGGAGATCCCTACAAGACACTGTTTGTGGCGAGGCTTGTGAGTATTTGTTGTTTGCCTGTTGATAATTCTCGAATTCTGGTGATTCGTAATTTTATCTTGCAATTTGAGTTAATGTCAATTCTATTGCCTGACTCTTGCCAGAACTATGAGACCACGGAACATAGAATCAAAAGGGAGTTTGAAGCTTATGGGCCAATCAAGCGGGTAGGTATCTTAGAGCATCCCCAGAGGGGGCTCAGGTTATTGCTCTTGACTTCGGTAAGAGTGTCAATGAACATATTGCACTAACATGGTCTTTTCCCTTCTGGAAGTTCTAAAACCTTTTCCGCTATTCTTCCCTTCTAGAAGTTCTAAAACTTTTCTGCTATTTTCAACCTTTTGAAAAGCAATTACTACCCTCCGTGTTCTTAAATTTATCTTTTTTTAACAAATCAGGAGTTACATAGCAGGTTTTTGACCACTAAAAGCAATACTTGGTATGTTTTTATTTGTCTCCACATGCATTCTTGAAATGCCAATAGCAAATCTCTAAGTCTGATGACCACCTGGTATCCCTAGCTTCTTTATTCTTCCTGGTTTTTGTTTTGTTAATTATAGTGAGATCCCTGGTAAGGGGGTGGTTAAAGGGTTTGCCAATTGGTAAGTCGGTCATGAATGCCTATTGTTTTGCCAACTCAATTCCAATGGCGGTTTGTGGTGAAGCTGTAAACCTTGAAAGTGAGTACACCTAGAGATGATTAGTGCTTCAATTTGATAGCTTTCACATTCAAGTTAATAATGGGGATGACTCACATCTCCCTGTTCTCAAGCTTCTAAGGCGCTGGGCAAATGCAAATAGGGAGTAATAAAGGTATCTTTGTCACCACGGAAATGTGGGTCTGTTGCATCTATGTTTCCTCTGGTAagttttgctttgattttgatggccaCCAGAAATTCTTCTAGGGATTATTCTAAAAAGAGAAGTTATTCTAGGGATTCCAAAGAGACTAGATTCTAGAAATTGGTTTTTCATTTGCTACTTGAAGCAACATCCCTGGTGGTAAGGGGGTGCTATTTAATCTGTTTCGTGATTGGGACACGTACCTTGTTCTTTTTTCCTGCCAACTAAATTCCACCGGGTGGTGCTGCATCCTTCATGGAAAAGCTCTAAAACCTTAAAGGTAAGCAGGGTAGTGATGCAGTGTCTTATTATCCTTTACTCTCAAGCTATGAAAGGAGATCATCAACCTCTCCCTCCTTGATATCCGGGTGCTGGTAAACATAAGTCGCGGGTACTAGCAGGTTTTTGTCATTATTTGATTTCTGGGTATTTTGGATTTATGTTGCtactgaaaatttttatttttgactttTAAGGCCAAAATCTGTCCGAGATTCAGAAGATAAGCTggtattttctatatttttccaTAGTGCCTAGTTTGCTACCTTTTAAAATTTCCCTGGTAAGGGGGTTGGTACTGTTTCACACACTTAAGTCGGCCAAGTACATCAGTTTTCTCCCAACTCAATTGCAACGGTGGTGATGCGTCCTGCATGGCGAAGCTGTACACCTTAAAAGGTGAGCACGGCTAGTGAGGCATAGTGCCTGTCTACCGTGCCGTTTAGGATTTAGTGTCtctgaaaaatatttttttaactgTAAGCTCTTGGTCATTTCCAAGTTGCCAGAACTCTTTGGCTttaatttatgtttttattttctttctcatttaGCTATGATCACTGTTCTGATTGTAGTCTATCTTTTTTACCCTGTGATCATCTCAGGTTCGTTTGATTACCGATAAAGAGACAAATAAGCCTAGAGGCTACGCATTTGTTGAATACACGCATACACGGGACATGAAGAGTATGTTCTCAAAGGACTTTTGAAGAAGTGATTAGTTAGTCTTTTAGGTCCTATTTGGGCGTTTAACTCATTTTAGATGATCATATTTATCTATTAGAGATCATTTATTTTGGTTATTGAGTTTATTTTAAACCTTACCAAGAAGAAATATGTTCTATAATACTTAATTatggttaactaaaatgagatgaactcatttttaagtggcacccaaaatAGGCCCTTAGCATCTATGAGTGCAACTTTGTGATCAGCGCTTGTGATCATTCCATGAACTTGCTTTTGGATGCTGCTCCTCGATGCTGATGCTCTGCTTATTACAGCTGCATACAAGCAAGCTGATGGACGGAAGCTGGATAACAGAAGAGTACTTGTGGATGTTGAACGTGGGAGGACTGTTCCAAATTGGAGACCCCGCAGATTGGGTGGTGGACTTGGGTCAACCAGGGTAGGCGGTGAAGATCTTAATCAGAAGTACTCTGGAAGGTACTTGCCTTTTCCTTTTGTCCGATCTTGGATGTGTAATTGCTATAATTCCTATATAAATTTGCAATGCATATGCACACACCTTTATCCATCTGTACTTGCACAACCCAGGAGTCCTATGCTAGCAAGTTGCATGGATCCTTGTATTTATACTTATATTTACCATGGCATGGTGAGTACCTACGTATTACATTACATGACTCCAGTGCAAATGGTAATATGATGGTTGTTGAAAAAATTATAGAACTCCTATGTATTTCCATATATAAAAAAACCAGCTTCTATTGTTCCTACTATGATTTTTATTCTGCAATTGGTTGAATCATTATTTTATGACTGGAATTAATCATATAGCATATGTTCATAATATTTCTTGATAGCGAGAAGCCAACCTGGTTGCTTTTTGTTAGATTATATGCTGATTAAAGGGAAGTTTTACATAGCATATAATGTGGACACATgtacaaggcagctcatgtacatgcaacaatatatgccagcatggcacatatgaGCTCCAGTCCATGCATTGGGTTGGGGAGATTATATAGATGCCCTGGCATAAGAGAGTTTGGTCCATTGATCAGGGGGCCACAGTTTGTCAAACAAGTGTACAGCTGAAGAAAACTTGGCTGATGTTTTCTAAGCTGTtccatttattttttagatcGCGGTCCACCAGATCAGTGGACCGGCCTTATTTTTTGCTGATATCATCTTCAGTGTCGGCCCACCTGGTTGCCCATGTGGATGTTGTACCTTTTTGCCATGCTGGCAAATTTGGTGGTGTGGACATGGTATTACTTGCATATGCATGTGAGCTTAGCAGATGGCATATTATCCTTCTTAAGCATCAGTACTCTATTCATCCTAGCCATGAATTTGTTGTACCAGTAATTCATAGTTTGAACTGGATGGTGCCCCAGCTTCAGAATATCACCAATCTTAGTCTCTTAGTTGCTTTTGGATCCTAGAAAGGCTCAGTCTATACtttccatcatcatcatttaatgTTTCAGTTGCATCCGATAAGTTGATTAGATAGAATCATCATTTTATGTTAGTTAAAATTTTAACGGTTGCCTGCTCTGGTTCAATTATTCCAACCTCTGAGGTCTACCAATCAAATCAGGGACAACCTTAAACCCTTGATCTCATTATAAAGTGTAACAAGATCATAGGAAAAAATTTCCTAAATGTTTTGATTAGGTAGCCTGTGCTTTTTCCGACTCAAGTGTTGTGTAATTGCTATTGACCTATCGTTTGGTTAGTTTATTTCTTTCGTTCCTTATCTTTTATGAGCAACATGattttattaaaagaagaaaagggaacAAATATCCATCAACAAATTGGATATAGTGTTTCATGTAATAAATGATTCTCGACTCTCCCTCCTTTGCAAGCATTTCTGCTCTCCCATTTGCTTCCTTGAAACATGGTGGAACACCACATTTATAGTTCAATGCTAAATTCCCAATCCAGAGGATAATCTTCCATGGTTTTGCATTGAGATCTAGACCCACCTTGGTCACTTCTTGACTGCTTCAATGATTCCTTGGTTGGAGAGGGAACCTTTGAAAAACTCAATTCCTCTTGTGTGGCTCAGATTTCCATTTGGTTGGAACCTCAGTGTCCAGTGGCCCTGGGAAGTCCAATTTCATCTCTCCTTCATCAAATATCTAATTTAttggtttacacacacacacacacacacacacacacagaggaatgCTCACCCGCGCACCTTACACGAGCACACATGTCATGAGAacagaatctgaatggtccacgtgatgcggcaccccttgaaactctatgggcccaatttGAGTCTGGTGGTGCTGCTCCATTTGAGTTGTAAGACTGAGTTCCAATCAGTTCATGTTTTTGTACTTAACCTGGTTTGAATGACATGCATATAAAGTCTAAGTTTCTTCTTCAACTACTCAGGGAACCACAGCAGATAGCATCTGGAGGACCACCTCGATCTGAGGAGCCAAAGGCACGTGATGACCGTCATGTTGACCGGTAAGTCTTACTCGCTTTTTACCTTCTTCTTCACTTAAATTTGGAGCTGTGTTGCTTGCTTGGTGTAGGATCGATTCATAGTTCACAGGCTTTTAGCAGACTCGAAAGCTTTTTATGCAATTAATGATCAACAGGGTTataaaaaagaaatccaagttcGGTCTGAGGAAATGAATTTCGTTTTATTTTTAAGGTCTCATTCTTTCCCAGCATTATCTTCACTATATTTTCTTACTTCTTTTGAAAACAATTTTTCAGGGACAGGGAGAAGTCTCGGGAAAGAGGAAGGGAAAGAGAGCGGGATCGTGAGAAATCTCGTGAGCACTCATATGACAAGATACGAGATCGTGATGTTAGAGATGATAGGCACCACAGAGACCGTGacagaaatagagagagggacagggagagagatagaggacGTGATCGTGATAGGCATCGCGAACGGGATCGAGGTCGTGAGTACGATCGCGAGCGTGATCGGGATCGAGGCCGTGACCGCACTCGTGATAGGGATAGGGACTATGACCGTGGTGATGCCGAACATGATCTTGGGCGTACTCGTGACAGGGATTCTGACTATGACCGTGTTGACCGTGTTGAGCCAAAGCATGAACGAGGACGACCTGATGAAAGGGAAAGGGAATATGATCATGTTGAGCCCGAATATGGTAATGAATGGTATGAGCATGGGCGTGGATATGGACATTCTGAACCTGATCATGAGCGTCAACGTTATGATCATTATGACCATCAGCATGATCAGGAACCATATGACCACGATGGGCCCCAGAGTGACCGGGAGCGATACGATCGTGCTGCGAGTGAACACGATCATGAGAGGTATGACCGAATGGAGCCTGATGATTACCATGAACAGTTCGATCGGGATAGTTCTGTTCCACGTGAGAAGGAGAAGACTCGAGACAAGGATCGGGATTATCAGCGATCTGATCGATCGCTCTCACATGATCGCTAAGGATGCTTGTCATCAGCATCATTTAGAATTACCTTTCCGGTAAGGGTCTGAGAGAAACTCCTCATTCTTTTGGATCCGATCTTTCTATTTTCACTTTAGTTTGCTTCTAATGTGTTGTGTCTAATGAATGTTGTCAGTGGAATCAAGGTGCAAATTATTTTACTCATGAAGCTGCTATCCTGAAAGGTATGGTTTCGTTTGCACGGAAATTATGCTGTATGGACAACTGTTTTTTTATTTGGGGAGTAGTGCTTTTAGAATCCTGTATTTGTAGCTTGCATGTCTTTATATCTAATGGCTGCTATGGACTTCTAAAGCCATGTTTGTTGGACCTTACTGTGTTCGTGACTATTGCGGAGTTGTTATTTTGACTATCGTTTCACATCTTTAAAGGATGAAAAATTGGTTTTCGTAGGATTTTGTTGCTGCTGCTAAGGGGAAAATATTACATCAAAGGGCTGAAAATTATTGGTTTCTTTCTGCTAAAACATTTAATTTAGCCTCTTCAGAGGCTCCCTTGTTTTTTACCCCAACAGGAAATCATTTTGTTCCTGGGTCATTAGGATAAATATGCCTCCCATACTGTTTGTCACTGTTTACTTTTGAGAAGCACTATAATTTGCTGTTTGTGGAAACCTTTCCATGCACCTGGTTGTATTTGGACTTGTTGGATGGACATCACCCATCTGGACCATGCATTCAAATTCCGGTTCACTCTTCTTCTCTATTTTgcatcctgtccatccatttttgtatgGACCTATCTTCTACAATCCGTCTATTTGTGTATGCCCCTGACTAGGCAATTTGGATCATCCCTTTTTACCACCATCTTTCATCTCTATTGTATCCTCATACATTGTCTTCCCCACTCTTAAGAGAGTATATGATGCATTGTAGGCATCTTTGTTACTCCAGACCATTGACTTCCACATTGGATGGGCCATGCCTCAGAATTCTCCTTTTCAGAATAATcataatcatctaagccttaGCCCAACCAATTGggttcagctacatgaatcccttccaccattccactctttcAAGGGCCGTAACTTCGTTTAGACCTTGTTAGAATAATCTTAACCATTTTATTTGTGGCCTACATATGAACTACTAAAATGAAGTATATGGAATATAATctgaaggatttaaaattagtctgACTAAAATAGAGTATGCGGACTGCAATTTAGTAACAAATAACAATAGAAGTAGGAATgaagaattagttaagattgctgaccaagaagtttcccaaaatgatcacttttgatatcttgggtcaataattcatgagagtagagagattgagaaggaaaGATGTTGCCCACAGAATTCAAGCCAGGTAgaagaagtggagatgtgcctttggagttttatgtgatcgtggcATACCACTAAAAACTAGAGGGACATTTTATAGGCTATAA contains:
- the LOC131229587 gene encoding U1 small nuclear ribonucleoprotein 70 kDa, with the translated sequence MGDYNDAFMRNRDAAVQARTKAQNRANVLQLKLIGQSHPTGLTSNLLKLFEPRPPLEYKPPPEKRKCLPYTGMAQFVSNFAEPGDPEYAPPVQKGETPTQRRARIHSLRLEKGAIKAAEELQKYDPSNDPNISGDPYKTLFVARLNYETTEHRIKREFEAYGPIKRVRLITDKETNKPRGYAFVEYTHTRDMKTAYKQADGRKLDNRRVLVDVERGRTVPNWRPRRLGGGLGSTRVGGEDLNQKYSGREPQQIASGGPPRSEEPKARDDRHVDRDREKSRERGRERERDREKSREHSYDKIRDRDVRDDRHHRDRDRNRERDRERDRGRDRDRHRERDRGREYDRERDRDRGRDRTRDRDRDYDRGDAEHDLGRTRDRDSDYDRVDRVEPKHERGRPDEREREYDHVEPEYGNEWYEHGRGYGHSEPDHERQRYDHYDHQHDQEPYDHDGPQSDRERYDRAASEHDHERYDRMEPDDYHEQFDRDSSVPREKEKTRDKDRDYQRSDRSLSHDR